The Nitrospira tepida genome includes a window with the following:
- a CDS encoding GAF and ANTAR domain-containing protein: MEVLHRISDSISNTLDLESVLKHIVEVVVEVTHADACLLYLLSPGKDELVLRASKNPHPRLIGRITLGLGEGITGWVARERMSVVIPSNASDDPRFKVFHNLPEDRYQAFVSVPILTKKEVVGVINVQHKRPRRYQADELALLTTIANQVGGAIENARLYEEMRRKVLQVETLSQVSETVTSNRLIEDIFQLIVAMVAQLMNSKICSIMLLDHEKGELRIVATQSLSEAYRRKPHLKVGQSISGRAVQERRPIIVPDVTKEHDYMFPDIARKEGLCSLLSVPMLVRDKALGVINTYTSVSHHFTAEETKVVQAIANQAAIAIEHTTLLDKSFEMQEALAVRKVVERAKGYLMRTRKLTEEEAFRLIQRQSMTLRKSMREVAEAILLAGEIEEQAAGGGKLA; this comes from the coding sequence GTGGAAGTGCTTCACCGCATCAGCGATTCCATCAGCAATACGTTAGATCTCGAATCCGTCCTGAAGCATATTGTGGAGGTGGTCGTGGAAGTCACGCACGCCGATGCCTGCCTCCTGTATTTGCTGTCGCCGGGCAAGGACGAACTGGTGCTTCGTGCCTCCAAAAATCCCCACCCGAGGCTGATCGGCCGCATTACGCTCGGCTTGGGAGAGGGCATCACGGGCTGGGTGGCGCGGGAGCGCATGAGCGTGGTGATTCCCAGCAACGCAAGCGATGACCCGCGGTTCAAGGTGTTCCACAACCTGCCGGAAGATCGGTATCAGGCGTTCGTGTCGGTGCCGATTCTGACCAAAAAGGAAGTGGTGGGCGTGATCAACGTCCAACACAAACGTCCCCGCCGATATCAGGCCGACGAGTTGGCGCTGCTGACGACCATCGCCAATCAAGTGGGCGGCGCCATCGAGAACGCGCGCCTCTATGAAGAAATGCGGAGAAAAGTCCTGCAGGTGGAGACGCTTTCGCAGGTCTCCGAGACCGTGACATCCAATCGGCTGATTGAAGACATCTTTCAGTTGATCGTGGCCATGGTCGCGCAACTGATGAACTCCAAGATCTGCTCGATTATGCTCTTGGACCATGAGAAGGGCGAGCTGCGCATCGTGGCCACGCAGAGCTTGAGCGAGGCCTACCGCCGGAAGCCGCACCTGAAAGTCGGTCAAAGCATCAGCGGCCGGGCCGTGCAGGAGCGGCGGCCCATCATCGTGCCGGATGTGACCAAAGAACACGATTATATGTTCCCGGACATCGCCAGGAAGGAAGGCCTCTGCTCGCTGCTGTCCGTGCCCATGTTGGTGAGGGACAAGGCGCTGGGCGTGATCAATACCTACACGTCCGTCTCGCACCATTTCACGGCCGAAGAAACCAAGGTGGTCCAGGCCATCGCCAATCAGGCGGCTATCGCCATCGAACATACGACGTTGCTCGACAAGTCGTTTGAGATGCAGGAGGCGCTGGCGGTTCGGAAGGTCGTGGAGCGGGCCAAGGGCTATCTGATGCGGACCCGGAAACTGACCGAGGAGGAAGCGTTCCGCCTGATCCAACGGCAAAGCATGACCTTGCGCAAATCGATGCGGGAGGTCGCCGAGGCGATTCTTCTCGCGGGAGAGATCGAGGAACAGGCGGCAGGTGGAGGCAAGCTCGCCTAA
- a CDS encoding CC0125/CC1285 family lipoprotein: MSDRLLIQRRPRAVMVGVALLLSFSGCATTSYKPLEQTTGQDVTQVAENEFRVEYRAGLFTPQERMDDYIKLRCAEVTLQRGYDYFEMGERFDNVILSRTTSVLLRVHKGRIPEGANLFHDARQVVAQLRQLPRE, from the coding sequence ATGTCTGATCGACTGCTGATCCAGCGGAGGCCCAGAGCAGTCATGGTCGGCGTTGCGCTGCTGCTGAGCTTCTCCGGATGCGCGACGACGAGCTACAAGCCATTGGAGCAGACGACCGGCCAGGACGTGACGCAAGTCGCCGAGAATGAATTTCGGGTGGAGTATCGGGCCGGACTCTTCACGCCGCAGGAACGCATGGATGACTATATCAAGCTCCGCTGCGCGGAGGTCACGCTTCAGCGAGGGTATGACTATTTCGAAATGGGGGAACGGTTCGACAATGTGATCCTCTCCAGGACCACCTCGGTGCTGCTGCGCGTCCATAAGGGGAGGATTCCGGAAGGCGCGAACCTGTTCCACGATGCGAGACAGGTCGTGGCTCAGCTCCGACAGCTTCCGCGGGAGTGA
- a CDS encoding NAD+ synthase, translating into MRTFRVAMAQINPTVGDLDGNLQAVMSGVKEARKAKADLVAFPELALTGYPPEDLLLKPRFIEDTRRALEALIPECHGLAVVVGYVAQGVGAEPKRMKPTAVPAGRDELYNAAAVIVDARLVTTYAKQYLPNYGVFDESRYFYPGQRSPVIVLNGTTIGVNICEDIWLPEGPTKFQAAAGAEIIVNINASPFHIAKSRQREQMLATRARDNHVIVTYTNTVGGQDELVFDGNSVVLDQTGEVVARAKAFEADFLVTDLNATAVGRGRLVQGRRRAAGGRLPSSVERMVVPAYETPSHAPRAVPSLAQPMDQLEEVYRALVLGVRDYVRKNRFQRAVIGLSGGVDSALTAAIAVDALEAANVLGLFMPSPFTSIESHEDVADLASRLGIEYRTVPIAELFASYRAALAPTFADHPSDVTEENLQARIRGNLLMAISNKFGHLVLTTGNKSELSVGYATLYGDMAGGFAVIKDVPKTMVYELARYRNSLGKATIIPKRVLERAPTAELRPNQRDEDSLPPYPVLDPILKAYVEDDRSPDEIAAMGFDRATVERVIALVDHSEYKRRQAPVGIKITHRGLGKDRRMPITNRYRG; encoded by the coding sequence ATGCGGACGTTTCGAGTGGCCATGGCCCAGATCAATCCCACGGTGGGGGATCTCGACGGAAATCTTCAGGCGGTCATGTCCGGAGTGAAGGAAGCCCGCAAGGCCAAGGCCGACCTCGTGGCCTTCCCCGAACTGGCGCTCACCGGGTATCCGCCGGAGGATCTCCTGCTCAAGCCGCGGTTCATCGAGGACACCCGCCGTGCCCTGGAAGCGCTCATCCCGGAATGTCACGGCCTGGCGGTGGTCGTCGGCTACGTGGCCCAGGGCGTCGGCGCCGAACCCAAGCGGATGAAGCCGACCGCCGTCCCGGCGGGACGGGACGAACTTTACAATGCCGCCGCGGTCATCGTGGATGCCCGCCTGGTCACGACCTACGCGAAACAGTACCTCCCGAACTACGGCGTCTTCGATGAGAGCCGGTACTTCTATCCGGGACAGCGCAGCCCGGTCATCGTGTTGAACGGCACGACGATCGGCGTGAACATCTGCGAGGACATCTGGCTACCCGAAGGGCCGACCAAGTTCCAGGCTGCGGCCGGGGCGGAGATCATCGTCAACATCAACGCCTCCCCTTTCCATATCGCCAAGAGCCGTCAACGCGAGCAGATGTTGGCCACGCGCGCGCGGGACAACCACGTCATCGTGACCTACACCAATACGGTGGGAGGCCAGGATGAATTGGTGTTCGATGGCAACAGCGTGGTGCTGGACCAAACGGGCGAAGTGGTTGCCAGGGCCAAGGCGTTTGAAGCGGACTTTCTCGTGACGGATCTCAATGCGACCGCGGTCGGGCGGGGTCGCCTGGTCCAGGGGAGAAGAAGGGCCGCTGGCGGCCGTCTCCCCAGCTCGGTCGAACGCATGGTCGTGCCGGCGTACGAAACGCCGAGTCATGCGCCCCGGGCCGTGCCGAGCCTGGCCCAGCCGATGGATCAACTCGAAGAAGTCTACCGGGCCCTGGTGCTCGGCGTGCGGGATTACGTGCGGAAAAACCGATTCCAACGGGCGGTGATCGGTCTGAGCGGCGGAGTGGATTCGGCCTTGACCGCTGCGATTGCCGTGGATGCGTTGGAAGCGGCGAATGTGCTGGGGCTTTTCATGCCGTCCCCGTTCACGTCCATCGAAAGCCATGAGGACGTGGCTGATCTGGCAAGCCGGCTCGGCATCGAATACCGAACCGTTCCGATTGCAGAACTCTTCGCATCGTATCGGGCTGCGCTGGCACCCACGTTCGCAGACCATCCGTCGGACGTCACCGAAGAGAACCTTCAGGCCCGCATCCGCGGCAATCTTCTGATGGCGATCTCGAACAAGTTCGGACACCTCGTGCTGACGACCGGGAACAAAAGCGAGTTGAGCGTCGGCTACGCGACGCTCTACGGGGACATGGCCGGGGGTTTCGCCGTGATCAAGGACGTGCCAAAGACGATGGTCTATGAACTGGCCCGGTACCGAAACAGCCTCGGCAAGGCGACCATAATTCCCAAGCGGGTGTTGGAGCGGGCGCCGACCGCTGAGCTGCGGCCGAATCAGCGCGACGAGGATTCGCTGCCTCCTTATCCGGTGCTGGATCCGATCCTCAAGGCCTATGTCGAGGATGACCGATCTCCCGACGAAATTGCCGCCATGGGGTTCGACCGGGCGACGGTCGAGCGCGTCATCGCGCTGGTGGACCACAGCGAATATAAACGCCGGCAGGCGCCGGTGGGCATCAAGATCACGCATCGGGGCTTGGGGAAGGACCGCCGGATGCCGATCACCAATCGGTATCGAGGCTGA
- a CDS encoding DUF6733 family protein, whose translation MAQAHRWRKGLLIWLMVAGGLGGGPMPVGAEDDLMDTTKHPVSVTMALQADSFFGFNPQVYGTYGLTKNLALAFNVTYWTDIQGLGVHDSNPWLELDLGVNLKFLDDRLSITPMIGTVHGQLLSSRGGAFPKGGGSRNERTTAFDGWVPNITVNYLDSRFEGEFYMGYYKAGRNEGGSPGGAGAGCVSDFPDCTTGNRGTWDFLHYWVNAGYRLNSMWSIGGHYEHLLTTRDNSAPGAQQDYYRWVGPYAEMKLAGGMALRFTVGRDLTDNQDFYKIKFTKTF comes from the coding sequence ATGGCGCAAGCGCATCGATGGAGGAAGGGGCTCTTGATCTGGCTCATGGTTGCAGGAGGGCTGGGCGGCGGTCCGATGCCGGTCGGAGCCGAGGACGATTTGATGGACACGACCAAACATCCGGTCTCCGTGACCATGGCTCTGCAGGCCGACAGCTTCTTCGGCTTCAACCCGCAGGTCTACGGCACCTATGGACTCACCAAGAATCTGGCCCTGGCCTTCAACGTCACCTACTGGACCGACATTCAGGGCCTCGGCGTGCATGACTCCAACCCCTGGCTTGAACTGGACCTCGGCGTGAACCTCAAATTCCTGGACGACCGTCTCTCGATCACCCCGATGATCGGGACGGTGCACGGCCAATTGCTCTCTTCCCGCGGCGGGGCCTTCCCCAAGGGCGGCGGCAGCCGCAACGAACGGACAACGGCCTTCGACGGCTGGGTGCCGAACATCACCGTGAACTATTTGGACAGCCGGTTCGAGGGCGAGTTCTATATGGGCTACTACAAGGCGGGGCGCAACGAAGGGGGCAGCCCGGGCGGGGCTGGAGCGGGCTGTGTGTCTGATTTTCCGGATTGCACGACCGGGAACCGGGGGACCTGGGATTTTCTGCACTATTGGGTGAACGCGGGGTACCGGCTGAACAGCATGTGGTCGATCGGCGGGCATTACGAGCACTTGTTGACAACGCGGGACAACAGCGCGCCGGGGGCCCAGCAGGATTACTACCGGTGGGTCGGCCCCTATGCGGAGATGAAGCTGGCGGGGGGCATGGCGCTCCGCTTCACGGTGGGGCGGGACCTGACCGACAATCAGGACTTCTACAAGATCAAATTCACGAAGACGTTCTAG
- a CDS encoding ammonium transporter: MGPALVIGAVLLIVSAAGGGICFAQGAEPSLKADTGDTAWVLASSALVLAMTVPGLALFYGGLVRKKNALATILHSLSILSVISLLWILLGYSLTFGPDKGGMIGGLDWVGLAGVGMDPHPAYGPTIPHQAFMVFQLMFAAITPALITGAYAERIKFSAMLFFSILWSLVVYAPVAHWIWGGGWLAKMGALDFAGGAVVHITSGVSALVCALVLGQRRGYGTDYMAPHNLPLTLLGTGLLWFGWFGFNAGSALGANGVAVGAFVATHTAAACGGLVWMLVEWMHRGKPTVLGMASGVIAGLATVTPGAGYVGPLSALMIGAIAGFLCYFAIVWKGKFGYDDALDVVGIHGVGGIAGILATGLFASKAVNAGGADGLLFGNPGFFGVQALTVVVVAGFSLVMTYVLLKVLDVLTGLRVTPDEESSGLDLAQHNERAYS, translated from the coding sequence GTGGGGCCGGCTCTCGTGATCGGTGCCGTGCTGCTCATCGTGAGCGCGGCTGGTGGCGGCATCTGTTTCGCGCAAGGAGCCGAGCCTTCACTGAAGGCTGACACGGGCGACACGGCATGGGTCTTGGCCTCTTCGGCCCTCGTGTTGGCCATGACCGTGCCGGGCCTCGCCCTGTTCTATGGGGGGCTGGTCCGGAAAAAGAACGCGCTAGCGACCATTCTCCACAGCCTCAGCATCTTGAGCGTGATCAGCCTGCTCTGGATCCTGCTGGGGTATAGCTTGACGTTCGGACCGGACAAAGGCGGGATGATCGGCGGGCTCGATTGGGTCGGGCTCGCGGGAGTCGGCATGGACCCGCATCCGGCCTATGGGCCGACCATCCCGCATCAAGCATTCATGGTCTTTCAACTGATGTTCGCGGCGATCACGCCCGCGTTGATCACGGGAGCCTATGCCGAGCGGATCAAGTTCAGCGCCATGCTGTTCTTCAGCATTCTCTGGTCTCTGGTCGTGTACGCGCCTGTGGCCCATTGGATTTGGGGCGGGGGGTGGCTCGCCAAGATGGGAGCCTTGGACTTTGCCGGCGGGGCCGTGGTGCACATCACGTCGGGCGTCAGCGCGCTGGTTTGCGCGCTGGTGCTCGGCCAGCGGCGCGGTTACGGGACGGACTATATGGCGCCCCATAACCTCCCACTGACGTTGCTCGGGACGGGACTGCTCTGGTTTGGGTGGTTCGGCTTCAACGCGGGCAGCGCGCTCGGGGCGAACGGCGTCGCCGTGGGGGCCTTCGTGGCCACCCATACGGCCGCCGCATGCGGCGGCCTCGTCTGGATGCTGGTGGAATGGATGCACCGGGGCAAGCCGACCGTGCTGGGCATGGCCAGCGGCGTCATTGCAGGTCTGGCCACGGTGACGCCCGGAGCCGGCTATGTGGGTCCCCTTTCGGCCTTGATGATCGGCGCGATCGCCGGATTTCTCTGCTACTTCGCAATTGTGTGGAAGGGGAAGTTCGGCTATGATGACGCCCTCGATGTCGTGGGAATTCACGGTGTTGGAGGGATCGCCGGGATCCTGGCGACGGGCCTGTTTGCTTCCAAAGCCGTCAATGCCGGAGGAGCCGACGGTCTGTTGTTCGGCAACCCGGGGTTCTTCGGCGTCCAGGCGTTGACGGTCGTCGTCGTCGCCGGGTTTTCGCTGGTCATGACCTATGTGCTGCTGAAGGTCCTGGATGTCCTGACCGGACTGCGGGTGACGCCGGATGAGGAGTCGAGCGGCCTCGATCTGGCGCAGCACAACGAGCGCGCCTATTCGTAG
- a CDS encoding P-II family nitrogen regulator, which yields MKLVEAIIKPFKLDEVKDALLEIGIQGMTVTEVKGFGRQKGHKETYRGQEYTIEFVPKVKVEVAVTDAQVPRVLETITRSAKTGSIGDGKIFVRDLASAIRIRTGETGESAL from the coding sequence ATGAAACTTGTTGAGGCCATCATCAAACCCTTCAAGCTGGACGAGGTGAAAGACGCGCTCCTCGAAATCGGCATCCAGGGCATGACGGTGACCGAGGTGAAGGGTTTCGGCCGGCAAAAGGGGCACAAGGAGACCTACCGGGGGCAGGAATACACGATCGAATTCGTTCCCAAAGTCAAAGTCGAAGTCGCGGTGACCGACGCGCAGGTGCCGCGTGTGCTCGAAACCATCACGCGAAGCGCCAAAACCGGCAGCATCGGCGACGGCAAAATCTTCGTTCGGGACTTGGCGTCGGCGATTCGTATCCGCACCGGAGAAACCGGCGAGAGCGCATTGTGA
- the glnD gene encoding [protein-PII] uridylyltransferase: protein MNQAVPQVTGARSSPGATGEPMSATLSDERRAIFQRLLGGAPPGDVVAGFTDFVDGLIAGRYRNVVRSGDSRLTETGLRHCCLVALGGYGRRELFPFSDIDVMFLYRPEAADQGAALSTAVLHHLWDLGFQVGHSVRTIGDCLDLAANDLTIRTSMLEARFLAGSAELFQEFRHRFTSRIVNRRVDWYILSKIDERQREYEKFGETVYLLEPNVKKSKGGLRDLHLLQWVALARFGVGTLTELANRGVLTRSDYLALTEAKDFLWLVRSLMHLHAGMAQEILSFDEQIWLAERLGYEDRPHLRGVEQFMQQYYRCTMGLHDLSMRFVDRSRSVSLWTKLSRWIPGPRMEGVFTVEGETITVPADLRMRVLDDPLLLLRLFELAQARNLRIDAHLLDLIHHSVKEMDEEPFRSPEVGRAFLRIVAGPGPVSSILSTMHKVGLLEKFVPVFATVRGLMQFNQYHKYTVDEHSLLAVGKAEALATDQGILGEVYREIHRKDILHLAVLLHDLGKGCEEDHSEVGQRIAEDLADRLVMDEQDRRTLTFLVRQHLLMSHTAFRRDPYDEKVLLPFVRAVGTPEVLRKLLVLTAADIAAVGPGVLTKWKESLLIELYLRALPELSGEREAPNDPGRLLRVVREVQAALTAMGADPMSDSDIAKELGRFPVRYMHATPPARIAMHLTAVRRLAPGEVVVETDFHADLGTCEYTVITWNSVTPGLFSKIAGVLAAHGLRILDAQILTRGDDVVLDRFQVQDPDFMGAPPLERRLEVSETIRRVLKGLESVEALLARGGRLGVDRRASVLRQSTEVRLDQETHDRLTIIDVFADDRQGMLYVIAKTIFELGLSVHAARISTRLDQVADVFYVTDARGGGKIEESSRREEIRTTLKKAIDEYLDQRPRDY, encoded by the coding sequence GTGAATCAGGCTGTCCCTCAGGTGACCGGCGCTCGGTCAAGTCCGGGTGCGACCGGCGAGCCGATGAGCGCCACGCTCTCCGATGAACGGCGGGCCATCTTTCAGCGCCTGCTCGGCGGCGCTCCGCCAGGCGACGTGGTGGCCGGCTTCACCGATTTCGTCGATGGATTGATCGCCGGGCGCTACCGGAACGTGGTCCGGTCCGGAGATTCCCGCCTGACGGAAACGGGGCTCAGACATTGCTGCCTGGTGGCCCTCGGCGGATATGGCCGTCGGGAACTGTTTCCCTTTTCCGACATCGACGTCATGTTTTTGTACCGGCCGGAAGCGGCCGACCAGGGGGCCGCCCTCTCCACGGCCGTGCTCCATCACCTGTGGGATTTGGGGTTTCAGGTCGGACACAGCGTCAGAACGATCGGGGACTGCCTGGACCTGGCGGCGAACGATTTGACGATCCGCACCTCCATGTTGGAGGCCAGATTCTTGGCGGGCAGCGCGGAGCTGTTCCAGGAATTTCGGCACCGGTTTACCAGCCGGATCGTCAACCGGCGGGTGGACTGGTACATTCTCTCCAAGATCGACGAGCGTCAGCGGGAATACGAAAAGTTCGGCGAAACGGTGTACCTGCTCGAACCGAACGTCAAGAAGAGCAAGGGCGGGCTGCGGGATCTGCACCTCCTGCAATGGGTGGCGCTGGCGCGGTTCGGGGTGGGCACGTTGACCGAGCTGGCCAATCGCGGCGTGCTGACGAGGTCGGATTATCTCGCCCTGACCGAGGCCAAGGATTTTCTCTGGCTGGTGCGGAGCCTCATGCATCTCCATGCGGGCATGGCGCAGGAGATTCTCTCGTTCGATGAGCAGATCTGGCTGGCGGAGCGGCTTGGGTACGAAGATCGGCCGCACCTGCGCGGGGTCGAGCAGTTTATGCAACAATATTACCGCTGCACGATGGGGCTGCATGACCTGAGCATGCGGTTCGTGGACCGCTCGCGCAGCGTATCCCTCTGGACGAAGCTGTCGCGCTGGATTCCGGGGCCGAGGATGGAGGGGGTCTTTACGGTCGAAGGGGAGACGATTACCGTGCCGGCCGATCTCCGTATGCGGGTGTTGGACGACCCGCTCCTGCTGTTACGCCTGTTCGAGTTGGCGCAGGCCAGGAATCTCCGCATCGACGCGCACCTGCTGGATCTCATTCATCACAGCGTGAAGGAGATGGACGAAGAGCCCTTCCGGAGCCCCGAGGTGGGACGGGCCTTTCTGCGGATTGTCGCCGGACCTGGTCCGGTGTCCAGCATCCTGTCCACCATGCATAAGGTCGGGCTGCTCGAAAAGTTCGTGCCGGTGTTCGCCACCGTGCGCGGGTTGATGCAATTCAATCAGTACCACAAATACACGGTGGACGAGCACAGTTTGCTCGCGGTGGGCAAGGCGGAAGCGTTGGCTACGGATCAGGGAATTCTGGGCGAGGTCTATCGGGAAATTCATCGTAAGGACATCTTGCATCTGGCCGTGCTGTTGCACGATCTCGGCAAGGGGTGCGAGGAGGACCACAGTGAGGTCGGACAGCGCATCGCCGAAGATCTGGCGGACCGCCTGGTGATGGACGAGCAGGACCGGCGGACACTGACGTTCCTGGTCCGCCAGCACCTGCTCATGTCCCACACGGCCTTTCGCCGCGATCCGTATGATGAAAAGGTCTTGCTGCCGTTCGTCAGGGCGGTGGGGACCCCGGAGGTGTTGCGGAAACTGCTCGTGCTGACCGCGGCGGACATCGCCGCGGTGGGGCCGGGGGTCCTGACGAAGTGGAAGGAGTCGTTGCTGATCGAATTGTATTTGCGCGCCCTGCCGGAGCTGTCCGGCGAGCGCGAAGCGCCCAACGATCCGGGCCGCCTGCTGCGGGTCGTGCGGGAGGTGCAGGCGGCCCTCACGGCGATGGGAGCCGATCCAATGTCGGACAGTGACATCGCAAAGGAACTGGGCCGGTTCCCCGTCCGGTACATGCACGCCACGCCCCCGGCCAGAATCGCCATGCACCTCACCGCGGTCCGCAGGCTGGCGCCGGGCGAGGTCGTGGTGGAAACCGACTTCCATGCCGACTTGGGGACCTGCGAGTACACGGTGATCACGTGGAATTCGGTGACACCCGGCTTGTTCTCGAAAATCGCCGGCGTGTTGGCTGCCCATGGATTGCGCATTCTGGATGCTCAAATCCTGACTAGAGGGGACGATGTGGTGCTCGACCGTTTCCAGGTGCAGGACCCGGACTTTATGGGCGCGCCGCCGCTTGAGCGCCGCCTGGAGGTGAGCGAGACGATCCGCCGGGTGCTGAAAGGCCTGGAATCCGTGGAGGCGCTGTTGGCCCGCGGCGGGCGTCTCGGGGTGGACCGCCGGGCCTCGGTGTTGCGGCAGAGCACCGAGGTCAGGCTGGATCAGGAAACGCATGATCGCTTGACAATCATCGATGTGTTCGCGGACGACCGCCAAGGCATGCTGTACGTGATCGCGAAGACGATCTTCGAGTTGGGCCTGTCGGTCCATGCGGCGAGGATTTCGACGAGGCTCGATCAGGTCGCGGACGTGTTCTACGTGACGGATGCGAGGGGCGGCGGCAAAATCGAGGAGTCGTCCAGGCGGGAGGAGATTCGGACGACCCTGAAGAAGGCCATCGACGAGTATCTCGATCAACGGCCCCGCGACTATTAG
- the glnA gene encoding type I glutamate--ammonia ligase: MTAKEVLELAKKNKVAVVDLKFVDLIGTWQHFSIPVEEMTEGLFKDGSGFDGSSIRGWRAINNSDMLAIPDPKSACMDPFAAVPTLSLICNVVDPVTRENYDRDPRYIAQKAEQHLKSTKIGDVSYWGPEAEFFIFDQARYDQTSHSSYYFIDSEEGIWNAGHDGVNLGSKIRHKEGYFPVAPTDTQQDIRSEMILEMQKAGMMVEKHHHEVATAGQAEIDIRFDTLVSTADKMMMYKYIVKNVAKRHNKTVTFMPKPIFGDNGSGMHTHQSIWKEGKPLFAGKEYAGISQLCLYYIGGILKHAKALAALTNPTTNSYKRLTPGFEAPVLLAYSSRNRSAGIRIPMYSPSPKAKRIEVRFPDPTSNPYLAFSAMLMAGLDGIENKINPGEPADKDLYDLEPEEAAKIPTMPGSLDEALVALEKDHEFLLKGGVFSEDLLESWIAYKRTKEVDAMRLRPHPYEYFLYYDA, translated from the coding sequence ATGACAGCGAAGGAAGTGTTGGAACTTGCCAAGAAGAACAAGGTCGCCGTGGTCGATCTCAAGTTCGTCGACCTGATCGGCACCTGGCAGCATTTCTCCATTCCCGTGGAGGAAATGACCGAAGGACTCTTCAAAGACGGGTCGGGATTCGACGGCTCGTCGATCAGGGGATGGCGGGCTATCAATAACAGCGACATGCTGGCCATCCCCGATCCCAAGTCGGCCTGCATGGACCCCTTTGCGGCTGTGCCGACCCTGAGCCTGATCTGTAACGTGGTCGATCCGGTCACGCGCGAGAATTACGACCGCGATCCGCGCTACATCGCTCAGAAGGCCGAGCAGCACCTGAAGAGCACGAAGATCGGCGACGTGTCCTACTGGGGACCCGAGGCGGAGTTCTTCATTTTCGACCAGGCGCGGTACGACCAAACCAGCCACAGCTCCTATTATTTCATCGATTCGGAAGAAGGAATCTGGAACGCCGGGCATGACGGCGTCAATCTGGGGTCCAAGATCCGCCACAAGGAAGGCTACTTCCCGGTGGCCCCGACCGATACCCAGCAGGACATCCGCAGCGAGATGATCCTGGAGATGCAAAAAGCGGGCATGATGGTCGAAAAGCATCACCACGAGGTGGCGACGGCCGGCCAGGCGGAAATCGACATCCGGTTTGACACGTTGGTGTCTACGGCCGACAAGATGATGATGTACAAGTACATCGTCAAGAACGTCGCCAAGCGCCACAACAAGACCGTGACGTTCATGCCGAAGCCGATCTTCGGCGACAACGGCTCGGGCATGCATACCCATCAGAGCATCTGGAAAGAGGGGAAGCCGCTCTTCGCCGGGAAGGAATATGCGGGGATCTCCCAACTGTGCCTGTACTACATCGGGGGCATCCTGAAGCACGCCAAGGCCTTGGCGGCGCTCACGAACCCGACGACCAACTCGTACAAGCGGCTGACGCCCGGGTTTGAAGCGCCGGTGCTATTGGCCTATTCCAGCCGGAACCGGTCGGCGGGCATCCGGATTCCCATGTACTCACCAAGCCCGAAGGCCAAGCGGATCGAGGTGCGGTTCCCGGACCCGACCTCCAACCCGTACCTGGCCTTCTCGGCCATGCTGATGGCCGGTCTGGACGGAATCGAGAACAAGATCAACCCCGGAGAACCGGCGGACAAGGACCTCTACGATCTCGAGCCGGAAGAGGCGGCGAAGATTCCGACCATGCCTGGGAGCTTGGACGAGGCGCTCGTGGCGCTCGAAAAGGACCATGAGTTCCTGCTGAAGGGCGGAGTGTTCAGCGAGGATCTGCTCGAATCCTGGATCGCTTATAAGCGGACCAAGGAAGTCGATGCGATGCGCCTCCGGCCGCATCCATACGAGTATTTCCTCTATTACGACGCATAG